The region ACACTTGTCTCGCGCCTTCGGATCCGGGACCAAAACGTTTTTATGCAACAGACGAAAGGGCGTTACAGCGGAGCAGTTTTACAATTAATCTTGAAATCAACGCAGTTACGGCGCGCTTCCGAATCAAGCacagcagaaaaaaattctataagatatagatttatttcacctttccGGTACAACGCAAGGTCGGCATGCCCAAGTTTACGTGCCGTGACACTGGTACCTGTACATTCCAATGTGTCTGTACCCGTGATTTTgtgattctttattttctatcaTCCTATTGCACTATTACGATATCGAGAGAATTCTGTATTAGAACGGGAGTAACACTATATTTTCAAGGCATGATGGATCGGACACGGaaatatgaaacaaaatttacgcATCGAGTTACGTAAAAGCTTACATGTGTACGTATGTTTATCCTTGACATTATAAAATACTTGAGCATGATTGGCAATCAGTAAAAGTCACTGTATCTGTAAGATTCCTTGAGTCATTCTAGCATTGTGTTTGTTTTGAGCTCTATAATGTAACAACGCAGGccactgcacgcaggcagatGTATATTTGCGTCATACGTTCGCAGATTACGCATTGTTTATAGAAAAGCAAAATATTTGGGAATAAAATCGCATATACAATTCAATCGCAGGCTACCGAAAAGGGAGGGatacgtcaatttttttcccaaatatATTGGGGCCGAGTTCGCGTAATTGCGATGTATTCTGCATTTTCTTATATACATTTTTGGTTCAATCACTCTGACGCATCGTTCCTCAAGGTCATGGCCGAGTAGTTAATTACTCCTGGagcaatattaaaaaaataaataatcgatgtaaaattgaaatgtcaAGAATGCCTAGCCTCTTGTCACTAAAGGACACTTGGTCGAATTACCATACAACTAAAACAATGTGTATATCTTCTCAAATCAAGTAGGTACCTTGATCCCAATCAAATTAATCACACTCCATATATTCTAAATGAAATCGGTTCTGGAAAAAGTGATATTTACAAATGTCTTTGAATAATTACTTGAACGCGAATTCTAAAGTTAGGATAGTACAGTAAATCCTCAATTATCCGAACCATGACTTGATTTATGCTTAATTATCCGGACGTtgactaaaaaaatatatttttagcgTGAAATATACAACGTTGGTCGCTAAAAAATGTGTAGCAGCCGTTCGTTAATTGACAATGGACGACTATGTAAAaccaaagtaataaaataagcgTTTGGTGTTTGAAAAAGGTTCTATATACGTACTTAGATGTTTAATGCAGACTGCTTGACGATTGAAATTTGTGTTGTATTTATCCCTTAAGATAAAAATATCTTTTCGGGTATCCGAACGTTCAATTATACGAACTAGGCTCATTGTCAGTCCTAATTAATTCGGACAACCGAGGTTCCACTGTGGCTGTCGAACAAAGTACTATTTTTAGGCATTTTTTGGCATTTTTTGGCGAGCCATTGGTACAGGTACCAAAACTTACCAAAGTATAGTTTACGTGACACACAATATCGTTCCGGTACACCTTGGTTCTTATACCAGTGGATCGGCAAAAAATGCCTTTTATTACGGATTTGAAACTAATCAATGTTGCTATCGTTCTGCAATAATCCGTCCTCTTCCTACGTGGATGATGTCAATATTTTCCGACCTTCGTAAGGTATATATTAATCCGATAGATGTAATTTGTTACTTTTGGTTTTAATTTAATTGCTTCAGGGGGTTTCCCACTTTAGCTGCTCACAGCGTTCCACACATACAGGGCGTGTTCGGAAATTGACTGAAAGTTCTGTCAGTACTGAAAACGGTATAGTCCAAGTGACCTATACTGTAGATTTTCATTACTGACAGTACGGTCAGTCGATTACCGAACACGCCCACAGTTGGTGGAAATCGGAAATCATCGTTgagcattttcgaatttttcgtaatttcaaaattatcgaaGTTTGTCAGTAGAGACATCTCCGTTAGAGAGGAACAGACGGAAATGTCTGTCGCCCCAGTGAGTTCGTCATTGCCCTGAGTTTTGCCTAACGTTACGTACATACGGTCCATACCTACGTGTGTGAGGGCCGGCGTTGTTACTTGTGGGGTACAACGCATCAGCGAATCGGTAGCTGAGTAACCAGTCTTTgatttaattaatataaaatctctgaaaaatgaacgtagTGCCCGGAACAGCGTCCCTCCTCGAAGAACTAGACAGTACGTTTGATGTAATTAGTTGGAAACTGTTAGTTCTAGCGATTTATCGAAGTTGAGGTTATGTTTACACTTAACCAtcaatgtaaatattttgattaacAATTACGCCAGTAACACCAGATAAATTAATCACGCCCGAACTGTTCGTTTAGAAAAGCTAATGGTTCTGTTAAGAGATGGTAGAACACTTATCGGATATCTCAGAAGTGTTGATCAATTTGCCAACCTGGTCCTTCATCGAACTATCGAAAGAATTCACGTCGGCAAAGAATATGGAGATATTCCTCGGGGCGTTTTCATCGTCCGAGGCGAGAATGTTGTTCTTTTGGGTGAAATAGTAAgcactcaatttttttatgctcagcaaatcaatatttttagtcTTCCAGCTCTATACGCTGGCGCCAAAGTCCTGCACTATAAACTTACTGAATTTCACCTCAGGATGGGGACAAGGAAAAGGATCTGCCACTATCTCAGGTGCCCGTAGATGATATATTAGATGCTCAAAGACGAGAGCAAGAATTGAAGCAAGATCAAGAACAACTGATGAGCAAAGCTCTGAAAGAACGAGGCCTCTCCTACATTCCGGATTTGGGGCATGATGACATGTTCTGACCCACATCTATTCCTACAACAAGTTCATTTTCGTCATCCTCGTCATCACATAAGTCTGACTGAATATTCAGAGAGTTGTTCAATTCTGTGAAAGCAAAGGGAAAtaggtgaaagaaaaacaacagaCAATTGTTATACATAAGGCGTGcgctataatatgaaaatatattattgataCACAGATCTGCCGGTACGAATGAATCTCGAAAAATCTGTTATTctacctctttttttttatacaaatagTTATAATGAACTGTCACGAATTTCGTTCTTGGCTCATTCAgaatgaagaatatttttaaatatttaaaccCACAACATTCATCATCGTCATTTACAACTAATATGATAAAAACTTAGCATATGATTGAAGTCTAGTACAAATATCACGTAGCAAACTATTTGCTATAcattatacaaaaatttcgCACAGAATTCGTATTCGATATCAAACTAATACGATTTAATTGTTTATAGACAGCTCAAAATtacgtaaataataataaaaactgcttaataatttaaacaaatgaaaaaaacacattAGGTAAAACTATAACAGTGTTCAACGCAATTTTTACTACACAATGAAGTGTCGTAAAAAGTAGGTTTGAACATTAGAATTCAATGTATATACTATAATTCCACTTTAAAAAGAAGTCTCTTGTAATGTTTCCTTCGCTTTTAGTGGTTTCAGTGTAGATTCACTCAATTGTTTGTTCCATAGAGTTTGAAACTTCAATTCATTTGTAACCTTTTTGTCAGTGACAGATTTTTTAGAATCGTCACGCTGGAGATTCGTTCCCCTTTTTCTTGGTGATTGGTTAATAACCTCATCAATTTTCTCTGGAGAGTTACTGACACTGTTGGTACTACCAGAAACTATGCCAGATGTATCGGAACTAGGTTGATTTCCATCCAAGCAATGCAGAAGACTATCGGATAGTCTATCTTCGTTAAGAATATTTAAATCTGACTCAGATTGGTCAAAATCGTCAGTACGAGACGTGAAACTTAAGTCAACAGGACTCGCAGTTAGTACGCTTCGTGATAATAGATATTCTCGAAATGTACTTGTTATGGAAACGCTACTTGCCTCAATTATTTCGTTACAATATTCGTCTTCTATTGAGGTCACAAAATTTCTATCCTCATTTAAATTTCCGAAGTTTTCTTTGGTCTCGGTATTACCTTGATTGTCAGTTAGTACCAACTCACCACTCATACTGTCTATCTTTTGACACTCTTCCAAAATGGAtgtacaactttttttctgtGTAAGATCCAAGTTTGATCTTTGAATGTTCGAACCAGAACTGCATGGCGTGCATCCGTTATTTAATGTTGCAAGATTGCATAAGTTTGACCCAGAGATCATCATCACTGGTTTTCTTGAACGTGGAGTCATCATAGTTTCCTGTCAGaagtttcaattaatttcgataaaattttcatgacttcttcatttttacgTTTTGAGATTACCTTTTTATATCGAGTAGTAGCGGACATGCGGTTTAACCAAATGCAAACAATGAGCACATAAATAGAAAATAGACACGTAAAAATGACGGGATGAAGAGTGAAAACAGAAAGTGCAGAATACATGCATACCTGCATAGCTTTACTCATCTTCGTCGTGCTTTGAGTAATTGGGCTCATGCTTTTGTCGTGGTATGCAATGGGCGTCAATGTGCATTCATTAGCtgtagcagcagcagtagcagcagctAAACTTTTTCGTAATAAATTCTTAGCTGGTGTCGATGTACGTGCCGTATATGTGTTGCAGAATCTACTCAATACTGTTGAAGCTGCATAGCTTGATGTTTCAGAGACTGAAGTTTCTGTCTTTTGTGGAGAAATTTCAGATTGTATATCAGGCATAGATTTCCTGGGAGGAAAAACCACTTCTATGTTGGGTCTTCTTCTTACAGGAAATATCGGGTCTGAATTTTGCCTCACGAATTCGCTATCATTCATATTAGAGGCAGCCTCTGTCGAATAACTCTCAGGTTCACTTAATTGGCGTGAAAATCGTAGATTTTTTGAGGTATTAATATCTCGCAAGTTGGAAGCTTTGCTTTGCAATTTTACTGGACAGCTATTCTTGTCTGATTCACGTTGACTGAAACTTTCCTTGACCCTTTCtgatgatttatttattgcagcgttttcaaattttttgacgcTTTTCTCTGCGctgatatttataaaattcgcAAGCAGCATTTTCTTCTTTGACTTGCAATGCCCCAGATTAGACGTGTTCAAGCTCCCTGTGCTGCTGCTTATATGCTTTACATGCAGTAGATTATCTGCTTCCAATGGCTCGTAGATATCCGGGCTCAGTTCATCATCTGATTTACTGAAGAGCGTTTTTGGCGGAAGCAATGATTTTTCCAAGCTCTGCTCAATGCATGCAAATAAGAGGATTTTAGTATCGTCGTTGCATTCACTTGCAGAGGTTGTTAGTACAAATAGCCATTAGCACAAGacatgtaaatttgaaaagaacaTTGATACTGACAGCATTTGTGTGGTAAAAGCACATAAGACAATTTGTATTACTTACCGACGACAATATATTCTCCTCGCTACTAGATCTAGTGATATTGCTACAACCAATGTTGATGTCTACTGGTTTTTTATGGCCTAGTATTTTCTTTTGGAAAATATGCTTCTTTATTGAATCTCCTAGGCTTTTGGTTCTCAAATTCTTCACCTGCCTAGGTGTCCCCTGTCCGTTTTCTTTATTGAATTGTTTAACCAACCTGCGTTTTTTCGCAGATTCTGGCATGGCCTGAATATGAGCGTACAACTGCGCTAATGCTGCCTGTGTGTCTTGTGTGGAGTTTGCTTTGGCTGTTAATTTATGATCGACAAAACTAAACACTGTGTGAGCTGTACCAGTTGCATCTGATATTGATTCATTTAGCTGTGAATGGAAAGAGTGGTATGAGACTTGAGAAATTCcgtttcaaataataaaaaaaaatcaaaaacattaaaaaGAAGCTCACATCATTTTTTGTAGGACTCAGAAGTTTCCTTTCCTGTTCAACCCAGTAAGCTCTAATATCAGTGGCTAGTTTTGGAGGAATGTCAAACATTTCAATGCCTTTTGTAATCATGAAGGCAACTAGTCCTGACAAAGTCTGTGAATTTATGTGCAGAGCTTCGGGTGATAGTTTCCTTGGACACAGCAAGTGCGGGGTGAATAATGTTGCAAGGCTATCACAATTCATTTTGTTGCTGTGTTCAAAGCTCGCAGTCTTGTTTAGCAACCTTAGAACATATCTAAGCAGAATCCGATTTTCAGATGGTAATAAAAGCAAAAGTAGCTGTAACGATCTAAGGAGTCTGCATTCGTTTGCTTTCATATCACCACACCATAGctctgttgaaaaaaatcaaggttAATGAATGACTAAGTTTTATAAAGTCTGTTGGGATCATGTAATGGGTATGAGATTCACCAGCTATTTGACAGTGAGCGGGATAGTGCAAGTCTGTTAACAGTGGCTCTGGTAATTCAGCTAAGAAACTTTTTAAAACGGAAGCACAGTCATGAACACTAAATTGGCCATCTTCAAAGTTTAATCGGATTCCCTGATATAGTGCATTCTTCAGGTCTTGTTGCCTGGTGAGCTTTCCTGTTCGTCGAAAAATCCCTTCTTGTACGATGCCTAGATTAAAACATAGGTAACGTTTATTAAGGGTATATAGTTGTATTGTGTGTATAATTGCTGATTCAAACTTACTTTGTTCAGTTGACAGATATTCAATCAGCTGTTTGACTTGAGTTATACCCTCATGTGACAAAGGAGCACCCTCTATCACTTCCTTCTGTAGATTGATGGTTGACTTAGGCTTTTTTGAGAAACTTATCAGGCTCCATTTTTTGAGCTTGACTTTTTCCGCTACACAATCGCTACTGGAACAagataatataatttcaaCTGGTGCTTTATGATTAATGAattatgattaaaaatatggaTACATTTTTCATAAGGTTTAATAGATTGCACCACAGAGCTTTTCCTCCATCACCAATATCAAGCCAGCACAGCAATCAGTCACAACTAAAAATACAAACCACAAACAGTACGTCAGACAGCATCTCGTGCTTGATACCGAGGTTGAGACTAGATTTTCGGCTTCTCGCCATACACTACCCAACGCATGCAGAACGCATTGACACGAAGGAGAACAGTTCTTGGACATACTCGCATCCCAACTAAATGCTCATTGACACAACCATGTAGGGATACAAATTAGGATGACAATATCAGAcgatgaaaaatgcaaagatcTGTTGGTGGTATGGTAATTCGAAAGTATATGTAAAAACAGGACTGTACAATACGCAAATTAGATAAATTCTGCGAGCTAACGTCGAAACGTTTGGCTTGACAGTTAACCGATTGCAGTAGAGAATAACTCACTCTTCAGTGTTGAGGTCCAATTCAAAGGACAGGTGCATCCTGACGAGGGTGTGAAATTGTTCAGAATTAACTTTTCGCATTCTGTAAGCCAACTTTCCGTCGACCCCTTCGTTAAAGTCTTCCATTTtcgttattgaaaatttcgattaaCGTTAAAAATCCTCAACGCGCTGACATGTTTTTCAACCGACGATTCAAATATTACGAGGGCAAACAAACACACACCTACGCGTTCTTGGTCAATGGCGGTTATGTTCAATCGAACTACATGCACGTATTCGGTACTTCGTTATGTTCGTAAAATTGACATGATGCGTGGATTTTTTATGGCCAAGCCGCGAGCAAAGGGGATGGATGAGAACATCGCCGGTATTTTTTTCCTGGTTATTACAAATTCCCTGTAtattaaagatatttgtcaccGACGCCGCACCACTGCACTATGGATACCATTTCGGTTTACAGTTTCCACGGTAATGGCGAGTCAGGTGACACTATGCCAAGCCATCTGATTAGTCCACGCGGTAGTACTCGAAAGGTGGCGTGCGCATCGTTTACGTGGGAATGGAGTGAACCTAGCGTGAAACGGGATATTTTGGCACTTCGTCGTCGAGTGGCAAAACGGCGTCGTTTGAACTGTTCTAATGCTCCATACCTAATACCATATACCGTTGACTGAtgatatataggtatatgctCAGTACGCCTCAGTCAACGCATATACGATTGTATTCTGAAAGCGTAAGTGAAAAACGTGTAGTACAACTTTCATCAGATCAGATGCAAGAATAATTTTTGGTTGAAAACAGAGCGTGCCTATTGTGACGAACGAAGAAGCCTTGACGCTTTCTACAAAAGTCACAACCGCGGTTGTAAGAGttagaattttaaaaagttcAGAGCCAGTGACGTTGCCggtgttttgatttttagtcAAACATGCTAGTAcagatttccaaaattttcatgaatctTAATTTCTGCAGTACACGATTTTAAACGTTTTATTACcaataatttcaaacattttctgCCGTTAGCAACTTAGTGAGGGTATGGTGAGAAATTCCGTAACAACGTCGGCAATTGTGAATCAAGATACATAACAAAACAGGATTCATTTAGTCCTATGTGCAGTTCAGTTTTCAAGTTGTGATTTGCGTTGTGTCGGAAAGTGCGACTCTATCGTCAACAATCGTACAACTTTTGCGCGTGCCTGAGTATCGTCGTGTTTGTCAGTGGAAATCTCTCATCGCatacatcaaattattatttggcATGCAATGACATCTCTTGTAGCGATGGCGAAGCTGTACGAGGGATAGTGAAGTAATAGCGAACGGCCATATTGAGCGAATGTTGACTGTACGCGTACTTTGCCTGTAGATATTTACTACACGGCACCTTCCAAGGGCGAAAGATCTAATCGATTGGTGTATATCCTCGCGAATATCCAGTAAGAATTTCACGGACAGACCGTGCGATTTTCCTTAAGGATAGAATGAGCGATTGTAACGACGAGGTGGATCAGCGCGAGAAACGAAAGAGTATCGAAGAAGCCGCGATGGGTGACGTCCTGGGTAAGGAATCCAGCAGCAAAGCTAATCCCGAAAAGGATACTCCTTCTAAGGATCAAGGGGACGAGGATGGACGCAAGGAGGCTGACGGTGCCTCGGCAGTAGCAGTCGGACAAAAATCTGCTCTCAATTTTCCGTCAACTGTCAAAGAGGTACCCGCATTTTGCTACACGCATTAGCATGTTAATCGCGGGCTGAATTTTCCATGTAATCGATCATGTAAACTCTATTTACGCACTGCTAGGAAGTCCTCGTTTCATTCTCTCCGATAGAACGATTTTTAGTCTTTATCAAGTCAATTAAATTCCACATCCCGATGACGATTCTTTTGGTTCCGTGCAACACAGCTAACCCATTCCTGAACCCTGCGATTAACATTTATGCGGAAGGTGTATATGAATCATCTCAAATGGATTGGTTTTATTTTGTAGAATTCGAGTGTACATGAAGCTACAGAGAATATTGATGTTGGACAAGATGAAGATATGGCATCTAACGAGTTGGCATCCGTCAAAAGTAATGCAGAGGATACAATAGATGGTGTTACCGATATGCTGGTTATACCCAATTCTCCATTACAACGTCCAAAAGGACCGTGTTCTTGTGACGCGTGTAAAGACAGAAGGTAAAACATTTTGTTATCAACTACcgcatttaaaaatattgtttaataaTATGGACATTTGCTTTGTTCTTTCAGGGAGCTTTTGACTGAGCAGTTAGAAGAAGTAACAAGGCTACAGGGATTGTGGATGGAACTGAGGCAGCACATACGTTCGGTCTTCAGAGCGGCTACGGAAACTTCTCGTGTACCTCATTCGTCCCGTCTCAAATATGACAAAGCTCATTTGGAGAATATGCATGAAATCATTCTGCAGTAAGTCATCTTTCACTTGTTTGTACTTAGCAACAGCTTATCTCTTtgatcattcaattttatcacagATTATGTAAAAGGGATCCTCATCAGCTTTTTATGAGGCTTGAGGGACAGGCCCAAGATTTTGTCATGGAGACAAAGGTTCGCCTTCTCGATCTTCTACATATTCGGAATGCTAGCAACcttgctgaaatttttctcagtggtaggtaataaaaatgatttaataaattttatttttgccgTATTCGTATTTTGTCATCGCCAGTGATGCATCTCATAATAAGTAAttaacgaaacgaaaaaaaaaagaactcgaAAGTTAgttttgatttgaaatttatagcAGATTTTCCGTATCAGTTTTATCATTATACAATATCATTAGGAATTTAAAATTAGAACGATTCACAAGACAATCTGTCAGTTTAGAACTAGGCCGTCTGTCTAAATATATCATTACTAGTTGCAAAAACCGTGGAGTAAGAATACCGAGTTTTGTTTCCCAGCTTGTTTTGAAGATAGCACTGTAGTATCATAAGTATTACGTTGTCATATtagtttacatttttttttttttttttgcctcttcAAACGACATGGAAATAGTAAGAAAATTATGTGCTATCTGTTactatatattaaatatttcaaaaatatgttggTTAAACAGGATTGCTGGATGGATATGATGTATTGTTGTCAGCAGCATCTCACTTATCCAGTCTGGTAGAGCCATTGGAGAACGAACATCTTTCAAAGTTTAATCTTACGTGGGATTGCTTGAATAAAAGGCTTTACCAGAGTTGCGTCTACGCCGATCCACTTGTACAGAACAATTTGCCACCCTTTATTGGACAGGTAACAATCATTTGATGTTGATATTTGATAAGACTAAGGCAACTCAATACATACACGTgtgttatacatacatatatatatatatatacgtgtaagaaaatttcttaccaatttgaaacagaaaaaaaaattatttgaaccaATATCATAAATGCACCGAATATTTCAGCTACGAAAACTTCTGCCACTAAAAGGTGCCGAATACCAAGGTCTTGTACACAGATATCTTGCTTTTGATGATGAAATGACAAGAATCGGGGACATGTGGCCAGAAGCTGAACGCCTAATTGACAAATACAAGTACGTATCTATTCTTCCTGCAATGTAAATCAAGAATGACGATTTAGCTGTGTAATTCATGCACATTTTTCTCATGATTCTTTTTGTAgatcaaaattgaaagacTCACAACTagtacataaaaataatagatgatttaaattttcagcCAGGAACAGGCGGCCCTTAAAGCAAAACAGAAAATGCTCAGGGAAGATTGGGAGCTGTTTAAAGCTCGAAGAAAACTTATTCAACAACGAATGTGGAACAGAACTTCTAAGTTAGTGAATCTTCTTTTGATTACATATAGTTCAGTATCATATCTAGGTAATTATCAATCGTCAATCATCAAGGCTCTAATCTCCAGTGTATTCAAGTTTGTCTTACACTTTCTTTTAGGGAAATGAGAAGGGACGaatcagaaaataataataaaaaaatttcattaactATTACAGTGAGTTGACGGAATTTGATGAGCAATTACTAACACTTGCTACGTTGGGGGCAGTCGGGGCATTGAGTCCGAATAGTAGACCACCCAGTCCGAATTCAGACCTCGGTCTGGATGCCTTGAATCTGCCGCTAGACACTGATATTTTAGAGAGTCTTGCGCACGATGCAAACAAGTCGACACATCTACGCCTTGCTGACATGGTGGGAGCGCTAACATCGACCGAGGTCCTAACAGAGATCAATAGTTATAATATTGGCCCAGTAACAACATTAAACGGTCATTACAATGAACCAGAATACTGGTTTGGCTATGAATGCGCTGTTAACCATGTTCTTAATTATGGTTTCGTCACACCGCCGCCTTCGCCTAGGTCTGGAAGGTATAATAAAACACGAGTATGGTTTGTTTTGTCACGTTAGttaatgttatttttctcgaaagACATATTTTGGTTTTTAGTCCGGTCAGTGATGAGAGAGTTGATGGGGAGGGAAGTGAAGTGGACATTGGCGGAGGTGACGAACAAACGTGCGAATGTCATGTCTGCACTGTGCCTCAAACTTCGCCTACTGTAAGTACTTTGAACAATTGTTGGCAAACatagagatttaaaatttaatgcatAGACAGCTCGCTGTTATGCATGATatgtgaaaatgtttcattttttcattgtatgCACAAACTTCTAtaactttttgttttactagcgGATCGGTAAAGGACCATCTCTTAATCTCAATCTgcaaacaaataatttcaatccaTTCCCACCAATTAGCAACGGTTTATCAGGTAAGAAAGAATTTGTTGCTCAGAATTTTAGCAATGTACAATTCATGTATCCAAACGATCTTGTTTTTTACCAAACATGTTTTGTTTTGCATTATGATAGGTGGTGTGAATTGTACAGCACCGAAGAATGGTTTGGTTGATATGAATGTGGTATATCCGCATCTTTATAATCTACATGCAGCTTTTGCTGCAGGACCAAAGAAACCGAACAATCCGGCTTGTCAAACAAGCACATCACCGGGTAGCaaaacagatgaaaaaaaatcttgttcATTTGGTACaccaataaagaaaaaatccgAGGAGATAAGTCTCAGTAAGAAGCAATTAGATGAAATTCAGTGTGCTATGGAAGACACAGATTTAAGAGAGACTGAACCGCAACCGTGTCCATGTGTTTATCGACACGCGAAGGAAATTGtagagaggaagaaagaggTGCTAGAAAATCCACCTTGCTCTTGTTTACTAAAGTCTAAACAGAAATGGGATACATGTccgtgtttaaaaaaatgtaggttatttttttcaaatttcctaGTAAAACGTTTTCAAGATCTTTGTCTAATTTCCAACGTAAATGTGATATCTTTCTTAGCTCGCTCAGATCCTACCATGACAAACGGATATGGGCAGCCTGAATCTCTT is a window of Neodiprion fabricii isolate iyNeoFabr1 chromosome 6, iyNeoFabr1.1, whole genome shotgun sequence DNA encoding:
- the LOC124185314 gene encoding uncharacterized protein LOC124185314 isoform X1 translates to MEDFNEGVDGKLAYRMRKVNSEQFHTLVRMHLSFELDLNTEDSDCVAEKVKLKKWSLISFSKKPKSTINLQKEVIEGAPLSHEGITQVKQLIEYLSTEQSIVQEGIFRRTGKLTRQQDLKNALYQGIRLNFEDGQFSVHDCASVLKSFLAELPEPLLTDLHYPAHCQIAELWCGDMKANECRLLRSLQLLLLLLPSENRILLRYVLRLLNKTASFEHSNKMNCDSLATLFTPHLLCPRKLSPEALHINSQTLSGLVAFMITKGIEMFDIPPKLATDIRAYWVEQERKLLSPTKNDLNESISDATGTAHTVFSFVDHKLTAKANSTQDTQAALAQLYAHIQAMPESAKKRRLVKQFNKENGQGTPRQVKNLRTKSLGDSIKKHIFQKKILGHKKPVDINIGCSNITRSSSEENILSSSLEKSLLPPKTLFSKSDDELSPDIYEPLEADNLLHVKHISSSTGSLNTSNLGHCKSKKKMLLANFINISAEKSVKKFENAAINKSSERVKESFSQRESDKNSCPVKLQSKASNLRDINTSKNLRFSRQLSEPESYSTEAASNMNDSEFVRQNSDPIFPVRRRPNIEVVFPPRKSMPDIQSEISPQKTETSVSETSSYAASTVLSRFCNTYTARTSTPAKNLLRKSLAAATAAATANECTLTPIAYHDKSMSPITQSTTKMSKAMQETMMTPRSRKPVMMISGSNLCNLATLNNGCTPCSSGSNIQRSNLDLTQKKSCTSILEECQKIDSMSGELVLTDNQGNTETKENFGNLNEDRNFVTSIEDEYCNEIIEASSVSITSTFREYLLSRSVLTASPVDLSFTSRTDDFDQSESDLNILNEDRLSDSLLHCLDGNQPSSDTSGIVSGSTNSVSNSPEKIDEVINQSPRKRGTNLQRDDSKKSVTDKKVTNELKFQTLWNKQLSESTLKPLKAKETLQETSF
- the LOC124185314 gene encoding rho GTPase-activating protein 19 isoform X4, with protein sequence MEDFNEGVDGKLAYRMRKVNSEQFHTLVRMHLSFELDLNTEDSDCVAEKVKLKKWSLISFSKKPKSTINLQKEVIEGAPLSHEGITQVKQLIEYLSTEQSIVQEGIFRRTGKLTRQQDLKNALYQGIRLNFEDGQFSVHDCASVLKSFLAELPEPLLTDLHYPAHCQIAELWCGDMKANECRLLRSLQLLLLLLPSENRILLRYVLRLLNKTASFEHSNKMNCDSLATLFTPHLLCPRKLSPEALHINSQTLSGLVAFMITKGIEMFDIPPKLATDIRAYWVEQERKLLSPTKNDLNESISDATGTAHTVFSFVDHKLTAKANSTQDTQAALAQLYAHIQAMPESAKKRRLVKQFNKENGQGTPRQVKNLRTKSLGDSIKKHIFQKKILGHKKPVDINIGCSNITRSSSEENILSSETMMTPRSRKPVMMISGSNLCNLATLNNGCTPCSSGSNIQRSNLDLTQKKSCTSILEECQKIDSMSGELVLTDNQGNTETKENFGNLNEDRNFVTSIEDEYCNEIIEASSVSITSTFREYLLSRSVLTASPVDLSFTSRTDDFDQSESDLNILNEDRLSDSLLHCLDGNQPSSDTSGIVSGSTNSVSNSPEKIDEVINQSPRKRGTNLQRDDSKKSVTDKKVTNELKFQTLWNKQLSESTLKPLKAKETLQETSF
- the LOC124185314 gene encoding uncharacterized protein LOC124185314 isoform X2; protein product: MSKNCSPSCQCVLHALGSVWREAENLVSTSVSSTRCCLTYCLCDCVAEKVKLKKWSLISFSKKPKSTINLQKEVIEGAPLSHEGITQVKQLIEYLSTEQSIVQEGIFRRTGKLTRQQDLKNALYQGIRLNFEDGQFSVHDCASVLKSFLAELPEPLLTDLHYPAHCQIAELWCGDMKANECRLLRSLQLLLLLLPSENRILLRYVLRLLNKTASFEHSNKMNCDSLATLFTPHLLCPRKLSPEALHINSQTLSGLVAFMITKGIEMFDIPPKLATDIRAYWVEQERKLLSPTKNDLNESISDATGTAHTVFSFVDHKLTAKANSTQDTQAALAQLYAHIQAMPESAKKRRLVKQFNKENGQGTPRQVKNLRTKSLGDSIKKHIFQKKILGHKKPVDINIGCSNITRSSSEENILSSSLEKSLLPPKTLFSKSDDELSPDIYEPLEADNLLHVKHISSSTGSLNTSNLGHCKSKKKMLLANFINISAEKSVKKFENAAINKSSERVKESFSQRESDKNSCPVKLQSKASNLRDINTSKNLRFSRQLSEPESYSTEAASNMNDSEFVRQNSDPIFPVRRRPNIEVVFPPRKSMPDIQSEISPQKTETSVSETSSYAASTVLSRFCNTYTARTSTPAKNLLRKSLAAATAAATANECTLTPIAYHDKSMSPITQSTTKMSKAMQETMMTPRSRKPVMMISGSNLCNLATLNNGCTPCSSGSNIQRSNLDLTQKKSCTSILEECQKIDSMSGELVLTDNQGNTETKENFGNLNEDRNFVTSIEDEYCNEIIEASSVSITSTFREYLLSRSVLTASPVDLSFTSRTDDFDQSESDLNILNEDRLSDSLLHCLDGNQPSSDTSGIVSGSTNSVSNSPEKIDEVINQSPRKRGTNLQRDDSKKSVTDKKVTNELKFQTLWNKQLSESTLKPLKAKETLQETSF